The Solidesulfovibrio sp. sequence GCCGTCAGCCCGCGTTCCCCGGCGCTTGGCCGCTGAAAAGACGCACAAACCGGCTTCGGCCAAAGAACGCCGTCGACGGCACAGCCTTTGCTTTTAACAAAAAAGTCATAGCATTTCAAACCGTTCAAAGGAGTTCCCCATGACCATGGTTTCCATCCCCGCCCCGACCACCGGTGACGAAATCGTCAACCACGGCCCCAAAATCTATGAGGATATCAAGGCCAACCCGGGAGAAAAAGCGCTCATCTGCATGCACACGGTGCCTTTCGAGGGTTCCGTCGGCCTCATCAACATGCTCACCGCCACCCGGCTGGTGCGCAAGGGCTACGACCTGACCTTCCTGCTCTACGGCCCGGGCGTGCTCATGGCCTCGGCCGCGCGCGGCTTCCCCAAGGTCGGCGACGAAGGCTTCGCCGGCAATATGGCCTACAACAAACAGCTCACCACCATCATGAACGAAGGCGGCAAGGTCGTGGCCTGCCGTTTCGCCATGGCCGCCCTATACGGCCTGCGCGAGACCGACCTCCTGCCCGGCGTCCAGGGCATCCATCCCCTGGACATCCTGGACTGCATCCTCACCCACCAGCGCGCGGGCGCACTGATCCTGTCCACCTGGACCGTCTAACCGCCCCCGGCTGCCTAAGGCCCAAACGCTAACCGCAAGGAGCGCCTCATGGAACGCATGTTGCCTGGAGAGAAAGTCCGACGCAAAGTCTTCGATGTGCACAACCACATCGGCTTCATGGAAGGTTTCAAGTATTACGGCCTGCCCGAGCCGGTCAACCCCACAGTCTACTGCGACAACGACCGTGCGGCCAAGATTGAGATCATGGACCAACTGGGCGTGGACCGGGCCGTTGTCATGTCCAACTATGGCATCCCCGATCCCTCCCAGCCGTTTGGCCTCAATGCCGTCGTCCTGGACGCCTGCGCCCATCCGGACAAGCGGATTCTCGGCGGCGTCTGGTTCTCGCCGTCGCTCAAGATGCGGGAAGCCAACGATGCGGCCATGAAGCTGGCCGGGGAACCGGGCATCAAGGTGCTCAAGGCGACCTGCCTGCTCGGTGGCACCTGGAACCCCGAGGAGTGGGACGAAGACACCAAGAAGATGTGGGAAGGCATCATCGACGTGTGCGAACGCCATGACCACGTCTTCCACCTGCACACCAGCCCCGGTGGTGGTTCCGACGTCAGCAACTGCATCAAGTTCGTCAAGGCCTACGGCAAGCGCGTCAAGGTGCATGTCGTCCACTGCGGTGGCGGCGTGTCCGGCCATATCAAGTTCATTCCGGAATTCATCAAATTCGTGAAGGAAGGCTACAAGGTCTACACCGACACCTCCTGGGCCGTCGGCTTCTGCAATCGCTATCTTTTCGATGAGATCGAGAAGAACGGCGTTGGCGACGACCGCGTCATGTTCAGCTCCGACGAGCCCTGGAGCGACTTCTGGAGCGAATACTATAAGTTCGAGGGGCTTGGCATCTCCGAGGAGCTCAAAAACAAGCTCTTCTGGGAAAACGCCGAAAAGCTCTACGGCGTTTAGCAGTGATGCCGCGAGGCGTGCGCACGCGTGCCTCGCCAACGGTGCGGGCCAAGCCATCGCCCCTGGCCCGCGCCACAACCGACACGATGGACGGCACGCCATGACCATGACCCTAGCGGACTACGTCGCCCTGCAAAGTTTCGGGGCTCGAATCATCGACAACGAGGCCGTCCGGCGGGGCGGGGCCGGTCCGGCGGATGCCGGGTCCTACGTCATCGACGGCCACCCCGTGATGATCCCGGCGCTGAGCCCCTCGGCGCGCACTTCGGAGTACGCCTTTGCTCAGGACGGCGACCGGCTGCGCCTGGAACGCGGCGGACGCCCGCTGTGCCAGGCCACGGCCGTGCCGCGGCCCCGCTTTTACGATGGAGTGACGGCAGACGGCGTCCCCTACGACAAGATCGCCCGGCTCCACGGCCAGGACTGCCTGGCTTCAACCGTCGTCCAGGAGTGTGTGCGCTTTAACAGCCGCCGCACGCGCTGCCGCTTCTGCGCCATCGGCGCGTCACTTGACCGCGCGGCCACCATCCACACCAAAACCCCGGAGCAATTGGCCGAAGTGGCCTTGGCGGCCCGGGATCGCGACGGCGTGCGCCACGTGACCCTGACCGCCGGCACCACGGCCTGTCCCGACGACGGGGCGCTCTATCTCGGCCGCTGCGCCGCCGCCATCGTAGCCGCCACCGGGCTGCCCGTTGAAATCCAGTTCGAGCCGCTACGCGACCAGGGCCTGTACGCTCGGCTGCGGGATATGGGCGTCACCGACGTTGGCATCCATGTGGAAAGTTTCGATCCGGCCGTGCGCCGCCGCATGACCCCGGGGAAGGCCGAAGTGGACCTGGAAACCTATTTCGAGGCCTTTGCCGCTGCCGTGGCCGTTTTCGGCCGCAATAAGGTCAGCACCTACGTGATCCTGGGTCTGGGTGAGGACGTGGCGGCCACCCTGGACGGCTGCCGGCGGGCTGCCACCCTCGGCGTCTATCCCGTGGTGGTGCCGCTGCGTCCCTTGCTCGATTCCTGCCTGGCCGAGGCCAAGCCGGTCGATCCGGACTATCTCGGCGACATGTACCGGGCCGTGGGAAGGATGCTGACGGACCAGGGACTTTCCGCCGAGCGCAGCACGGCCGGCTGCGTGCGCTGCCGAGCCTGCTCCCTGCTCCAATTCACCGAGAGCACGCCTGGCCGACAACCGGCAGCCACACCTGTCCCGGCGGCAGTGGCCGACGCCGAAGCCGTGACCGTGCGGGTGGCCGAGACGGCAGCGGAAATCGAGGAGTACCTGCGCCTGCGCCATGACGTCTTCGTGTCGGAACAAGGCATCTTTCCGGTCAGCGACCGCGACGCCCACGACGACGACGCCATCCCCATCATCGCCCTGGTGGCCGGGCAACTTGCCGGCGTGGTGCGTTGCTACCATCATCGGGGCGGGGTGTGGTACGGAGGCCGGCTGGCCGTGCGGCCCGAATTTCGCAGCGGCGTCAATATTGGGGCGCTGCTCGTGCGCAAGGCCGTGGCGCTCATGCGGGCAACACCTGACGTGCGGCGTTTCCTGGCCACGGTCCAATTTCAGAATGTCCGCTTCTTCCAGCGCATCGGCTGGGTGCGCCTGGGAAAGCCGTTTCTGATGCAGGGTAAAAAGCATCAGATCATGGAAAGAAAACTTGACGGGGACCCCGCATGATCGTCACCGCCGTCCCATTAAACGAGACCGCCCTCACCTTGACCTCGGAGCTGCACACCGCCATCGCGGACCAGTCCCCGGGCTTGGGCGGCGAGGGCCTTGGCCCCATGCCCAGCGAACTGCTCCTGTGGTCCGTGGCGGCCTGTTTTGGCCAAGCCATCCGCTACGTGGCCGCCCGCAGACGCCAGGAGGTCGAGGCCTTGTCTCTTGAAGTGGACGGCGTCAAAGACGCCAAGGCCTTTTGCTTCGGTGAGATCGTTATTCGCGTGTCCGCCGCGTTGCCGCTGCAACGCTTGGAAAGCATTGTGCTTCTGGCTGGCAAATACTGTTTTGTGACCAACAGCCTATCCACGCCGGTTCGCGTTGAAGTTGCATCCGCACTGCCGGCTGACCTGCCCGGGCGTTGACGTTTTCTGGCGTTGTCGCCTTCAAGAAGGCAACAACGACATCTCGTTGTAAACAACGGTTTTCCTCGATAGACAACGATACTTCATCGTCTCCCTTTCCAATCGGGTGGAGGTCTGGCGGCCAAGCCACCGGACCTCCACCCCTAAACAAAGCCGCCTGACTTGGCGCAGCGGCGTGCCCCTGTCCGGTTGTCCCTTTGCTCGCGCCGGGGCGTACCGCCGGACGGCTGCTGCGGGATGCGGCGGGGGGAAACCCGGACGGCAAAGCCCGTCAGGCCCGACCGCAACACGCTTAACCATTCGCTTGCGCGAAAGGAGAACGCTCATGTCCAAACACCAGACTCCCCTGCTCGATCAGCTCGAAACCGGGCCATGGCCCAGCTTCGTGTCTGACATCAAGCAGGAGGCCGCGCATCGTAGCGCCAACCCCGAGGGCCTGGACTACCAGATCCCGGCGGATTGCGCCGACGACCTGCTCGGCGTGCTGGAACTGTCCTTTAAGGATAAGGAAACTCACTGGAAGCACGGCGGCATCGTCGGTGTCTTCGGCTACGGCGGCGGCGTCATCGGCCGCTACTGCGACCAGCCCGACCAGTTCCCCGGCGTGGCCCATTTCCACACCGTCCGGGTCAATCAGCCGGCCGGCAAGTACTACACCACCGAGTATCTGCGCGGCGTCATGGATATCTGGGACCTGCGCGGTTCCGGCCTGACCAACATGCACGGCTCCACGGGCGACATCGTGCTGCTCGGCACCACCACGCCCCAGCTCGAAGAAGTCTTTTACGAGCTCTCCCACAAGATGCGCACCGACCTCGGCGGCTCCGGCGGCAACCTGCGCACCCCGGCCGACTGCCTGGGCTCCTCGCGTTGCGAATTCGCCTGCTACGACACCCAGGACCTCTGCCATAGCCTGACCACCGACTACCAGGACGAGCTGCACCGCCCGGCCTTTCCTTATAAATTCAAGTTCAAGTTCGACGGTTGCCCCAATGGCTGCGTCTGCTCCATCGCCCGCTCCGACTTCTCGGTCATCGGCACGTGGAAGGACGACATCCGCATCGACCAGGACCGCGTGAAAGCCTACATCGCCGGCGAATTCAAACCGGGCGGCGGCTCCCACTCCAGCCGCGATTGGGGCGCCTTCGACATCGTCAAGGAAGTCGTGGACCGCTGCCCCACCGGCTGCATGCGCTACGACGGCGCCAAGCTCACGATCGACAACAGCAACTGCACCCGCTGCATGCACTGCATCAACACCATGCCCGCCGCCGTCAAGATCGGCAAGGATACCGGCGCGACCATCCTGCTCGGGGCCAAGGCCCCGATCCTGGACGGCGCCCAGATGTCCTCGTTGCTCGTGCCCTTCGTCAAGGTGGAAAAGCCTTACGACGAGATCAAGGAAGTCATCGAGAACATCTGGGATTGGTGGATGGAAGAAGGCAAGAACCGCGAGCGCGTGGGCGAGACCATGAAGCGGCTGTCCTTCCAGAAGCTGCTCGAGGTCACCAACATCAAGGCCATGCCGCAGCACGTTGTCGAGCCGCGCTCCAACCCGTACATCTTCTTCAAGGAAGAGGAAGTGCCCGGCGGCTTTGCCCACGACGAGGCGGCCTATCGCCAGAGACACATGAGATAAGAGCGGGGGACAAAAGACATGGCATTCATCTCTTCCGGCTACAATCCCGACAAGCCCATGGAAAACCGGATCACGGACATCGGCCCTCGCCACTTCGAGGAGTTCTATCCGCCGGTCATCAAGAAGAACAAAGGCCAGTGGGACTACCACGAGATCATCAAGCCGGGCGTACTCAAGCACGTGGGCCTGTCCGGCGACGTGGTCTACACCGTGCGGGCTGGCGGCGCGCGGCTCATGAGCGTCACGCACATCCGCGAGATCTGCGAGATCGCCGACAAGCACTGCGGCGGCCACCTGCGCTTCACCACGCGCAACAACGTGGAATTCATGGTCGAGACCGAGGCCGCCCTGAATGGCCTGATCGCCGATCTCGAATCCCGCAAGTTCGCCGGCGGCAGCTTCAAGTTCCCCATCGGCGGCACCGGCGCCTGCGTCTCCAACATCGTCCACACCCAGGGCTACGTGCACTGCCACACCCCGGCCACCGACGCCTCCGGCCCGGTCAAGGCCGTCATGGACGAGATGTTCGCGTACTTCCAGTCCATGACCCTGCCGGCCATGGTCCGCATCTCCCTGGCCTGCTGCCTCAACATGTGCGGCGCCGTCCACTGCTCCGACATCGGCATCGTCGGCATCCACCGCAAGCCGCCCATCGTCGAGCACGACCGCCTGGACAACATCTGCGAAGTGCCGCTGGCCGTCTCCGCCTGCCCCACCGGCGCCATCAAGCCGACCAAGGTCGAGCTCGACGGCAAGAAGGTCAACTCCGTCGCGGTCAACGCCTCGCGCTGCATGTACTGCGGCAACTGCTACACCATGTGCCCGGCCATGCCGCTCGCTTCCGGCGAGGGCGACGGCATCGTGCTCATGGTCGGCGGCAAGGTGTCCAACCGCATCTCCATGCCGAAGTTCTCCAAGGTCGTCGTGGCCTACATCCCCAACGAGCCGCCCCGCTGGCCGACCCTGACCAAGATGGTCAAGCACATCGTCGAGGTCTACGCCGCCAACGCCAAGAAGTACGAGCGCCTGGGCGAATGGGCCGAGCGCATCGGCTGGGAGAAGTTCTTCGAGCTGTGCGACCTGGAGTTCACCCACCACTGCATCGACGACTTCCGTGATCCGGCGTACTACACCTGGCGCCAGAGCACCCAGTTCAAGTTCACCAAGCACGTCGAGGCCTAAGCCACCGACTTCCGGGCGGGGACACCCTCCCCGCCCGGATCAAACCAAGGGAGCACGGCATGTCTTCCGAGAAAGAGCAGGTTCTCGAGTTCTGGTCGAGCGGCTCCACGACCATGTGCGGCGATGAACTTATTGCCGTGGTGAACCGTATCGACCACCCAGCACGGCCAAGGCCCCCCCATGCTCCCCGGCCCCGAACGGGCCGCATACGGCCGCCTACGCGGCCGCCCGGGCGCTACTCTTTCAACAGCAGCAGAGGCACCAGACCTCCCGCCTGGTACTGGAAGGATGCCGAGGCCCAGTCGCTGACGTTGCCGACGGCGTCCCTGGTCCGCACCCGCCAGTACCACATTCCCTTCTTGTCGAGGGCTTCAGGGCCTTGCAACCGGTAGTGTGTCCGGCCGGATACGGTACGCCGGACCCGGGGCAGGTCGAAGCCGGCATTGTCGGCGACTTCCACGAGATAGTCGGCTGCGTCGGCCACGCTGGTCCAGACGAAGGTCGGGGTACTGGTCGTTTGCCGGGAAGGATTGCTGGCAACCGGAATGGTCGGCATGTCGGGGGCCTGGGTGTCCACGATCCAGGTCGCCGTGACCGGGGCGGCCTGGGATTGGCAATTGCCCAGGCTGTCGCAGCCGATGACCGCCAGGGTATGGCTGCCGTTGCCGAGGCCGGTCAGCACGATGGGAACGGCAGCGTCGGTCTTCGGCCCCCAGGGGTTCTCGTCGATCTTGTACTGGTACTGCGCCACCTCGGCGACGGTGATCGTCGCCGTGGCGAGGTTGACCGTGCCGGAGGGAAGGCCTGCCAACACAGGCGTCGGGGCAGTGGTGTCCACGGTCCAGGTGGCGGTCGTGGGGGTGGCCTGCCAGTTGCCGGCGGCGTCCCGGGCAATGACCGACACGGTATGGCTGCCGTCGGCCAGATTGCCGACGACATAGGGCGTGGCGGGATCGGTCGCCTTGCCCAAGGCCGCGTTGTCGAGGCTGGCGCGGTAGGCGGCCACGCCGTCGCCGGAGACGACGATGGTGGCCGCGGTCGCGTTGGTGGAGCCGCTGGGCGCCCCGGAAAGCACGGCCACGGGCGCGTCCGTGTCAATGGTCCAGGTGGCCGTGGTCGGGGTCTGCTGCCAGTTGCCGGCCAGGTCGCAGCCCTTGACGGTGATTGTCTGGCTGCCGTCGGCAAGGCCGGACAGGCTGATCTTTGTCGCGATGACGGTTTCCGGGCCATAGGCGCCGCTGCCGAGCTTGTACTGATAGAGGTTGACGCCGTCGCCGCCGACCGTGATCTGGGCTTGGCGGCTGTTGGTCGGGGAAGCGGGCACGCCGGAGAGGCTGGCGATGGGTGCGGTGGTGTCCACGACCCAGGAAACGGTGGTGGGGGCGGCCTGGCTCTGCCAGTTGCCGGCCGCGTCACCGCCGATGACCGACACCGTATGGCCGCCGTCGGCCAGGCCGGCCAGGCTGATATCCGTGCCGCAGGGAATGGGCTGGGCCGAGTAGGCGCCGTTGTCGCGCCTGAATTTGTAGAAAGCGGCCCCTTCGCCGCTGACGGACAGGATGGCGGTGGTCAGGTTGGTCGGGGATGCCGGCGCGCCCGTGATCACGGCGACCGGCGCGGCGGTGTCCACGACCCAGGTTGCCGTGGTCGGAGTCGCTTGGGACTGGACGTTGCCGGCCGCGTCGATGCCGAGGACCGACACGGTGTGGCTGCCGTCGGCCAGCCCTGTCAGGGCTATGGCCGCGGAAACGGCCGCGGCAGGCTGGTAGTCGTCGTTGTCGAGGCGGTACCGATAGCTCGTTACCCCTTGGCCGCTGACGGCCAGGGTGGCGGAGGTCGTCCGGGTGGGATTGGCCGGCGCGCCGGAGATGACGGCCACGGGGGCCACGGTGTCCACGGCGAAGGCGTAGGTCGTGGCATTTTCCTGGCTTTGCCAGTTGCCCAGGGCGTCGCGCCCGACGATGGCCACGGCGTGGTCGCCGTCGCTTAAGCCGGTCAGGCTGATGGGCGTGGCGACGGGCGTTTCCGGGCCGAACGCCGCGCCGTCGACGGAGACCGCGTAGGCCACCACGTCGCCGGCCACCACGTTGAGGGTGATGTCCCGGGAGTTGGTGACGGACGGCGGCGGCGTGGTCACGGCGGCGGCAGGGCCGGTGGTGTCCACGGTCCAGGAATAGGTGGCGGGCGTGCCCAGCCAGTTGCCGGCGGCGTCGCAAGCCAGCACAGACAGGGTGTACGGGCCGTCGGCCAGGGTCGAGAGCACAATCTGGTTGTCCGTCGCCACGGGGTCAGACCAGTGGACGCCGTCCAGGGACCACTTGTAGAAAGCGACCCCCGAGCCGCCAACCGTGATGACGGCGCCGGTGGCGGTGGTCTGACTGGCGGGCAGGCCGCTGAATGTTATTTCCGCGGGCGGCACGGTATCGATGGTCCAGCTTACGGTCGTGGCGGACGTTTCCTCCTGGCAAACGCCATTGCCGCACCCCAGGACGGAGACCGTGTGGAGCCCGTCGGACAATGCGGCGGGAAGCGGAACCGTCTGGGCTACCGGGAGCGCGGCGCTCCAGGTTCCGTCGTCGAGCTTCCATTTGTAGGTGGTCACATTGGCGCCGCCCACGGTCAAGGTTGCGCTGGTCTGGTTTGTCGGCGAGGCCGGCGTGCCGGAAACAGTGGCTCTTGGAGGCGTTGTGACGGCCCAGTAGAAGGATCCTGCCTGAACCACCTCGAACTCTCCCCATCCGGAGCCGTACCCCACCGACCATAATTCCCACGTGCATTCGCCGGGACCGCCCATGTCCCCTTCGACGAATTGATAGCTCCAGTAATCACTCAGGCCTTTTGAGACAACACCTTGCGTGGAAGTAATCCGCATGGACGGGTCGGGCCAGCCTGGGGAAACGAGCGCCGGAGAGTCGAAATCCACCTTCGGATAAATGCGTGTTGCGCCTTGAACGGTCCACGTACCCGTGATCTCCAGTGGCTGCCACTGTCCGGCATCGTTGGCGTAGGCCACGGTGACGGCATGTTCGCCGTCGGCAAGGCCATAGATCAACAGGGTGTCGCTTACGGGATGCTCCGAACTCCAGTTCCCGCCGTCGAGCCGATACTTGTATGTGGCGACATCCGTTCCGCCGATGGACAGGGAGACGCTGCCCTGGTTCGTGGGGGCGGTGGGGAGTCCGGTGATGGTCGCGCCAGGAGACAAGGGGGCAAGGCGGCCGGCAGCGGTGCCTTTGTGTTGCAACACGACCGCATGTCCCACACCGGTCACGGCTTTGGGCGTGGCGGCATACACGCAAGCACTGGCAAAAAGACTCGCCATGAGGAGAAAAACCGAAACCTGGACATGTGGCGACTTCATACGAACACCTTTGTGCAGGTTGTCAAGACGGCACTCGCGACGATTTTTGTACAACAAGAACAATATTTGGCGGCGCATCCCGAAGTATTCAGCAATACATTATTGCTTAAGCCGTCATGGCGTTCCGACATTGCATCGCGAGGCTTCGCACCATGCCGGGGAGTATTTTTCTTCTCATATTCAACGGAATGGATTTTCGCAACAATAAAATGCGGTTCTGTTTCAGGCGCCGTGGATAGCATACTGCGCTCATCGCGAACAAACGCATTTCGCTCTGTTACTTTCTGCGATATGCATTATCTGGCGACATTCCCGGCCGGCTTTCGTGCCGCTGCTGGTGCTCATGCCGCTGCGCCTCGGCCTGGAGTGGCGCTCCCGCCGCCGACCGGGAGGGTCCTCAGGACCAGGACGGAATAGGCGACCGTCTGGCTCCCGCACCGCCGGCACGCTCCCCAGGCACCTGCCGTCCCGGGATCATGGACCGCTCCCCCCGTTGCCCCACCGGCGTTCCACGATCTGGGGACTCGTCCCTGTCCCCGTGGGCCCGGTAGCGCAAAGGGAACGTTTCCTGCTAGACGGGCAACCGATCCCGGTGCGGTCCGCCCCGCCGCGCCGCGCAAGGAGCCCCATGCCGCCATCCCGTCCCCTTCGGTTGCGCCGCCTCGCCCTGGCCCTGGCCCTGGCCCTGCCCCTCCTGGCCGGCACCGCCCCCGAGCCCGCGCCGGCCCCGGCCCTGTCCGTGGACGCCGGGCACATCCTCGGCCCCATCAGCCCCGACATCTACGGCATGAACTTCGCCGACGAGGCGCTCGCCGCCGCCGTGCGCCTGCCCGTTCGCCGCAACGGCGGCAATGCCGCCAGCCGCTACAACTGGCGGGTGGACACCTCCAACACCGGCAGCGACTGGTACTTCGAAAACATCGCCGCGGACAACGCCGACCCGTCCAGGCTGCCCGACGATTCCTCCGCCGACCGTTTCGTGGGCCAGGACCGACGCACGGGAACGCGCAGCCTGCTGACCCTCCCCATGCTCGGCTACGTGGCCAAGCGGCGCCTGGAAAGCCACCCCTTCGACTGCGGCTTCAAGGTCTCGGCCTACGGCGCCCAGCAGGCCGTCGATCCCTGGGACCCGGACTGCGGCAACGGCCTGGCCGCCGGCGGCGGCGCCATCACCGGCAACGCCCCCGCGGACACGAGCGTGGCCTTCGCCCCGGCCGACGCCGCCGACTGGATCGGCCACCTCAAGGCG is a genomic window containing:
- a CDS encoding MSMEG_0572/Sll0783 family nitrogen starvation response protein, translating into MTMVSIPAPTTGDEIVNHGPKIYEDIKANPGEKALICMHTVPFEGSVGLINMLTATRLVRKGYDLTFLLYGPGVLMASAARGFPKVGDEGFAGNMAYNKQLTTIMNEGGKVVACRFAMAALYGLRETDLLPGVQGIHPLDILDCILTHQRAGALILSTWTV
- a CDS encoding amidohydrolase family protein gives rise to the protein MERMLPGEKVRRKVFDVHNHIGFMEGFKYYGLPEPVNPTVYCDNDRAAKIEIMDQLGVDRAVVMSNYGIPDPSQPFGLNAVVLDACAHPDKRILGGVWFSPSLKMREANDAAMKLAGEPGIKVLKATCLLGGTWNPEEWDEDTKKMWEGIIDVCERHDHVFHLHTSPGGGSDVSNCIKFVKAYGKRVKVHVVHCGGGVSGHIKFIPEFIKFVKEGYKVYTDTSWAVGFCNRYLFDEIEKNGVGDDRVMFSSDEPWSDFWSEYYKFEGLGISEELKNKLFWENAEKLYGV
- a CDS encoding MSMEG_0568 family radical SAM protein produces the protein MTMTLADYVALQSFGARIIDNEAVRRGGAGPADAGSYVIDGHPVMIPALSPSARTSEYAFAQDGDRLRLERGGRPLCQATAVPRPRFYDGVTADGVPYDKIARLHGQDCLASTVVQECVRFNSRRTRCRFCAIGASLDRAATIHTKTPEQLAEVALAARDRDGVRHVTLTAGTTACPDDGALYLGRCAAAIVAATGLPVEIQFEPLRDQGLYARLRDMGVTDVGIHVESFDPAVRRRMTPGKAEVDLETYFEAFAAAVAVFGRNKVSTYVILGLGEDVAATLDGCRRAATLGVYPVVVPLRPLLDSCLAEAKPVDPDYLGDMYRAVGRMLTDQGLSAERSTAGCVRCRACSLLQFTESTPGRQPAATPVPAAVADAEAVTVRVAETAAEIEEYLRLRHDVFVSEQGIFPVSDRDAHDDDAIPIIALVAGQLAGVVRCYHHRGGVWYGGRLAVRPEFRSGVNIGALLVRKAVALMRATPDVRRFLATVQFQNVRFFQRIGWVRLGKPFLMQGKKHQIMERKLDGDPA
- a CDS encoding OsmC family protein encodes the protein MIVTAVPLNETALTLTSELHTAIADQSPGLGGEGLGPMPSELLLWSVAACFGQAIRYVAARRRQEVEALSLEVDGVKDAKAFCFGEIVIRVSAALPLQRLESIVLLAGKYCFVTNSLSTPVRVEVASALPADLPGR
- the dsrA gene encoding dissimilatory-type sulfite reductase subunit alpha gives rise to the protein MSKHQTPLLDQLETGPWPSFVSDIKQEAAHRSANPEGLDYQIPADCADDLLGVLELSFKDKETHWKHGGIVGVFGYGGGVIGRYCDQPDQFPGVAHFHTVRVNQPAGKYYTTEYLRGVMDIWDLRGSGLTNMHGSTGDIVLLGTTTPQLEEVFYELSHKMRTDLGGSGGNLRTPADCLGSSRCEFACYDTQDLCHSLTTDYQDELHRPAFPYKFKFKFDGCPNGCVCSIARSDFSVIGTWKDDIRIDQDRVKAYIAGEFKPGGGSHSSRDWGAFDIVKEVVDRCPTGCMRYDGAKLTIDNSNCTRCMHCINTMPAAVKIGKDTGATILLGAKAPILDGAQMSSLLVPFVKVEKPYDEIKEVIENIWDWWMEEGKNRERVGETMKRLSFQKLLEVTNIKAMPQHVVEPRSNPYIFFKEEEVPGGFAHDEAAYRQRHMR
- the dsrB gene encoding dissimilatory-type sulfite reductase subunit beta, with amino-acid sequence MAFISSGYNPDKPMENRITDIGPRHFEEFYPPVIKKNKGQWDYHEIIKPGVLKHVGLSGDVVYTVRAGGARLMSVTHIREICEIADKHCGGHLRFTTRNNVEFMVETEAALNGLIADLESRKFAGGSFKFPIGGTGACVSNIVHTQGYVHCHTPATDASGPVKAVMDEMFAYFQSMTLPAMVRISLACCLNMCGAVHCSDIGIVGIHRKPPIVEHDRLDNICEVPLAVSACPTGAIKPTKVELDGKKVNSVAVNASRCMYCGNCYTMCPAMPLASGEGDGIVLMVGGKVSNRISMPKFSKVVVAYIPNEPPRWPTLTKMVKHIVEVYAANAKKYERLGEWAERIGWEKFFELCDLEFTHHCIDDFRDPAYYTWRQSTQFKFTKHVEA